A segment of the Phoenix dactylifera cultivar Barhee BC4 chromosome 15, palm_55x_up_171113_PBpolish2nd_filt_p, whole genome shotgun sequence genome:
GTTGATGCTGAATCAATTAAATACAGTTACTCCCGATTTTCATTCTTTTGAAAGCCATGATTAATAATTTTTCACATGTATGCTTAGTTTTTACGTTCATCAATTTATTAATATCTAGGTGTTGAAGGCACAGAAAATAGCTAAGGAGAAAGGCTATTctgatgttttgtatcttgactcTGTTCGCAAGAAGTACCTGGAGGAAGTTTCATCTTGTAATATTTTTGTTATGAAGGTATGGATATCTATGATTTTCATTTGCTTGTTTCTGGAAAGGATATGGCACCAAAATACTTGAGATGTCGCAGCTGGTGATGTTTTGAGTCAACTATAAAATAACTATACATCAGCACCTGGACATCCTATGAAGAATGTCAAAGGAACCAATCCATTTGGTTTCTGCTAACCAGTGTATCAATCATAGGTGAACTATAAAGTAATTGATAGCATGTACAACCTTTATCTCTATATGGGTTTGTAGGTTTCTATTGTTTACATGTTTAGACACGTAAAGGCAGGTGGCGATGGCACATGCCTTGTACGCTGAACATTCGAGTTTTGTCACATGGCAGCATGTGTGTTGCCTGGATAACGTATGGATGCTGATCTAGCTTCCATATCTTATTTGGTTCTTCCTGAAGATGGGATTAATGTTGTAATGGTTATCAATCTCGTAGTCCATTAATATGGTTGGAATATAACTGCCTCAAGAGACTCCTTTCCCTGTTCTTTTATTGTCACTGGACTAACATTGGGAAAGAGACATGGAAGAATTAGTTAGGATGTTCGATCTGCTGTTTCTGTATCTATTGTCTATGATGAGCTATGAGTAGTCATCCAGCCCAAGTAGTCAGCATAGGATTCACCCAGGATGTGTACACTTTGTTCTCAAGTCAGTTTTCACCTGCCTGAATATACGAGTGCTGCGTTGAATGCGGTATGTCAAGAAAGTGGATATACCACCTGCTCAAGAACAAGACTCCTAAATTGAATTAGGCATATGGAGAAAAAATGGATCAAAGATTCTGACTGCTTGCACAGATAAATTTGCTGGCTATCTGAATAGTATGGCTAGTTTTGACCTATCTGACATGGGACAAGTCTTAGGTATGATTCTAGATAACATGCAATGATTTGATCTTTTTTCCTCCCTTTTTTGAGCACTTGATCATTGGATAccttttaaattttgtttctttgttttttatatttaaattcatTGTATTTTCTACAGGAGCACCTTCTTTTCTTGTAACCTGATGGTCATACCTTGATTGTGTTGCAGCCAAGCGCTGTATCTCTTTATGCATTCTTTTGGAGTTTGACTCTTCTCAAGTTCAGCCAAGCAGTCTATATATTGATTTATCTGTTAATTGATTCTAGTCTTTGAATTGCAATGGATATGTCTTTGTTCTAGGATAAAATTATATCAACCCCAGCCACAAAAGGAACAATATTGCCTGGCATTACAAGGAAAAGTATAATCGAAGTTGCTAGAGGCCTAGCTATCAGGTATTCACTTAAAAATGGTAATAAATATGTCTATGTTGAAGATATTCTTAGCACACCATTTCTCTTGATTAAATGGTTCTTATACCTACAAAGCTATGTAGGGCTTTGTTTCGTAGCTTTCGCTTTTATATTTCCAGTGCTCAGTCTGACATTTTCGTATTTGTCACGCTACTATATGTTTAAGCATTCTTTCCTGCCATTTGCTTTACCTCTAGATTGTTGTGGATCCTAAAGCTACTTGTTTCCCTGGTGCTCTCAAATATGTTATTGCTTAAGACTAACcttgaataaaaattttatcctttaatATTTCTACCTCTTCTTGATAATAAGCTTATAACATTGCAAGTCGAGGAGCGCCTTGTATCAATAGAAGAATTGCTTGATGCTAATGAAGTTTTTTGCACAGGACCAGCTGTTGTTGTATCAACTGTGGGAAGTGTAACATACCTTGGAAATAGGTAAGTAGTTTGTTGTTGTGCCTTGATTGAATTAGTTCTTTTGCTCTTAATTATTTGATCATTTATCTCTTGATTGATGGAAGAAATCTCAAACGAGAATTCTCCCAAATGAAATTTGAAGTCGAACTTTGCAAGTTGTGACAGCAAACTAGTATGATAAAATTTTGATGCTGGCATGCCTTTTGGTGTCAGCACAACAAAGTTAAGGTGAAAGACCATGTGTCAATACTGTACGGGTATCGGGATGTCCTGATAATAGTACCTCACTGGAATGATCTGGTATAGGTAGAACTGGTATGCATTGGTACTTAAATCCTTATGTGATAAAACCATAGCATTGATACTTAAATTCTTATATGATAAATCTATAATCCATTAGTTGTTCTCTCTCTTTGTTGCCTACTTATCATCGCATCCAAAGTGTTGTAATTAGGGTGGCAATTCAGTTGGATGGTCAGATATGGGTTGTGTCAAATGCGGGCCGAGATAAAAAAACTGTCAACTTGGACttgacccatttaataaacaagttgAAATGCAAACCCAAACATGACCCACTTCTAAACAATCTACAtgacctgacctgtttaatctatttatcataCAAGTTAGGTTGGGCCGATTTGGGTTCATCCAGTTGAGAAATAACATAAAAAGTAAACGAAAAATGAATGCAAAAGGGAAACATTCCACTTCAACTTCCTCTCTTCATTCCCAGTCTCTTCCCCCATCCCACTCGCACCATTGTTGCTAGATCCAATCCCCTCTACCTATGTAATCTACCTACATCGTTGGTTGCCTCCACCCCACCTCTTGTCATCACTTATGTGCTCCTTTGCTAAGGCTGATGGTTGTCATGATCTCCAACACCTCTCATCACTATGATCTCTGCATCTTCCTCTCATCATTGTATCCTCATCTCACCAATCCCTTTTACTCCCTCTACCCTTGCCTCCAAACCTCCACCTCCGCCCCCTCAGCCATAATAAGAGCCATTGAGGGTGGTATCCATCGAGAAAGGATAGTGGAACAGAGAGTGGAGGAAAGGGAGGCATTACTAGGGTCAGCGAAGGAGATTGACGGGGATGACAACCATGATGCAAGTGATGGGCCCTGAGAGAGGTGGCTGGAAAAAAGAGGGGTTCAtaagaggaagagaaagagggCTAGGGTTTTGGTGGACTTTGGACCATATGGGTATGGATCATGGTCTGGTCCAACCAAATCATTTAATAAATTGGCCCTCCTAGGTCAATTCCTTCAACTTGAAGCCAACCCATTTAGTGAACAGATTTAGATGGGTCAACCTATTTATAAcctaaacctgtttatggccAACCTAAACTTGTTTAAGTCAGGTTAATCATGGGTTCCTACATATCAAGATGACATCTTGTTTCAATGTATGTGAACTTTGTGGATTCAACACAAAACCATAAAATTCTGAACTAGGGAGAGCAATTTTGATCTTGTTGTGAAATTGTTTTTTTGTGGTATTGTGGTGTTGCCATAGCTGAAATTTTTTGTCTTGTGTTTCTCCTGATTATCTATTTTGTTATAACTTGTGAAGCTAATTCTATCATACCTCTTCATGTGATTCTCCTAAGGGTTGAATTATTGACACTAGTAGCCATTATGGTACCTTGCCACTGGCAGGCTTCTTGATGTCAGCACAACAACATAGAAGTGAAATATCATGTGTTGGTATAGTATTGGTGTAGGGGGAATACTAGTTCTAGTACCTCATTGGTACACTAGGGTATAGTTGGAACACACCGGTACTTAAATCTAGTGTTGCATGGAAGAGGATATGAGAATCGATTTGGACGCATGTCCAATTTCCCAACTTAGCAAGAGGGAAAAAGGAGATACATGGATACAATGAACAAATTATTACCTCAACTAAATCATATATTAATCTATTCCTTTAATAGTATTTGCTTAAAGAAATAAACAATCAGAAGATATTGTTTATCAAGGTCTTTCAATATGTATGTTTCTCATTCAAACTTTCCAATTAACTAAGGATATAAGAAAAACATTTGTAAAGTTATTTCAACATTTGCATCCTTGGCCATGCCAGCTTTTctatatgcatgagatgagcccataagcacaaaaagagGATGTTGGGATGATGTGTGTGGCAATCCTTGAGTTTTAGTATCAAGAATCTGAATTAAGCTTACTTGTAGTTGtagaggagaagaagatggagatctcaaatAGCTTGGTATGTTTCAAATGTAAGGCTTATTGTTAGGAAGATATGCCGAAGGTCTGGCTAAGAAGAGCTACATTTCTAAATCACCTGGATCAGGATCATGGGATCTTTTTCTATCAGATAAGAAGGGATGTTGCACAAAATATACCTCTAAGTAGTAATTGCTGTTCTAATTGAAACAATTCGGTAGTGGCTTATCGGAATAGATGGAAATAAACAATACCTTCTTGGAGACATATGGGAGGTTTTCTTCTCATACAATCGagagaaaaaaatctaaattacTGTATATGCATATGATGGCAAATTATGAATTAGACTGTGATTTGAGTTGTTTCTTTATTATTCCTTATAGAATTAAGAAGGATACTAAGAAAGGAATATATCATAAGCCAAAATTATTTGACCTTTTTTGGCAAGCaaagttattttattttcttttcctcctgGAAGAAGATTGCCCTGTTTGAATTCTTGGACTGGATGTCAGACGGATTTGCTTCTGACGAATGTAAACAAGTGCTGATCCTGcaccttcttgttgtttgtgttctaatttttgtttttcttttcagcaCCCCCCTCTGCCGCCGGGTCCTCTACTGAGAAGATACGGAGGCAAAATAAGGGGTAGtttgcttcctctttttttgtttttggagtATGCATTTCTTTTCATGCTAATAACTTGGAGTTCTCCATAATTTTGATCTAGACGGCTGCAGAAAGGACACAGAAAAAGCTATTAATTTTTGTCAGGTAACCTTCAATGTAGTTGATTCTTCCGCGACTGTTCTAAATCAACGGCCCCTGTGTTTCAATTGGAGTCCGCGTGCAAGGTTCTAAAAAGCGACGCGACGCGAACTAGTATTTGGACACGCATGCTCCTGGGGACTGCAAGCTCGGAATCCTGTCCTTATCGGAAAAAAAGATTGAATAGATATTAAAAAtacttttcttccatttttatTTGAGAGAGCGAGTTTGGTAGACGTCTTTGTTTCTGTGTCCGTTCCCAAGGTACAAACAGAAGGGTAGACCAAACTGAATCCTCGGCAGGCCCACCCACTAGAATGTCTAATGACCTCTCAGACCCTGTTTTCGCCAATCTcttaactttaaaaaaattaaatacaaaataattaattacttAGTATATATCATTTGGCTACATAGTATATATCGCTAGAAAATATGTTCTGAAAATTATGTATGAATTTATCTGAAAGTATGTATTGAAGTGTCAAATAAGCTTATAATATATATCAGAAAGTCGACAAATTGCTATATAGtgtatattgataaatatattattttaaaaattatgtattaatttacttAAAAGTGTATATTGGATTGCTAGATAACTAATTTAGTAAGTGTATATAATCTGACTGTGTAATGTGTATTGGGGAGCACCATgttctaaaaattatatatcaatttgtctatatatgtgtattgacttgttaaataattatttttttatttttttaatcataaaataataGCTCTATTAGTAGAAGAAATCTATGATTTTGGGCTATgtgtatttaaatttttttttttagcaaaataagaaGCCCGCCCAAAAGTTTTTTCCTTTGGCATCCGTCCTATATGAATTTGGTTCCTTATTTTGGGCGTTGAGCATTTATTTCCGTCTCTTTTTTGCCACCAAGATGCTTTCTTCTTTGACGGGTTTGATTTTGGATTGGAGCATTATTTATCTTGGGATTACCATACCTTTCCCTTCTACAAACTCTGAGTTTGTTTTGGTTGCAAATGCCAGTTGGATTTGACAAATGCTGTTTAAAGAGGAGAAAATTAGAGAGCAGGTAATTATGCAATGTGATATAAAGTGGGGGTAAATCTATTCTACCTTCTCTAAAGAGATAGTTGATCTTCGAGGTAAACTCGTTTGACCAGAAAAGCTTACGTAAAATAAGATGTTTTTCTGTAGTAAGGGGCCAAGTGCTGCCGCTGTTCTTATCCAAACCTCAGAATCGAACCAAACGCATCCAAAATTAGTGTATCATGGAATACGTCAAGCGTAGTATTACCAGATGCAGCACATAGCACGGAGCCAAAAAGCGAGACCACAAGTAGCGGCTGTCCATTTTGACGTGGAAGAGGCGTGTGGAGAGCTCCCACAAGTCGAGGGCCAGgcccctctcctcctcatctctatccaccttttttatttttattttggtagaATTCCATCCACCTATTTGATCACCTATCCATATCCTCGCCCTTTTCTTGTCAATTTTAGCATCTCCCCTTTCGTCACCAGACTTGTTACCTACCTCCATTTTTCCACACCAACTTTAGAGTCGTGCAGTAACTTATATTTGATGGTGTACaatatgtttctttttttattttatgatgGAATGCAAGACGTTTCCTCGCATCGCCGTATATAATATGATAGAGTGGGTTGTCATGAATGTTACTTGACATGATTGGTTTGTCATGCTTGGATATTTTTATATGTAGCCTGTGCTAAAAGAAGGTTGAAGAGTTTATAGGCGGGCTTTGGAGAAGGCCCCGACCCTAATAGTATAAAATTTTCTCCCCCTCCTCGTTCTGTCTTTGTTCTTGAAAAAATAATAAGGAGAGTTATATCTGATATCAAGAAGAGAGGACATCATGTGGATAACGCGCGCTCTAAATCCCGCTTTGACATGCAAATTAGCGAAGGTTTTAAACAGATTTGGAGGGCCACTTCCGACGGTCAGTTTCCGTTCGATCCGTGATTTCCATTTGTGGGTTGATTCAGTGGTTTTGCTCGACCGGTTCTCTTTTTACAATAGTTTAACATGATGGATTGCGTTATTGCAGCCTGGAAGCTGCTCTTTGTTTGCTTCGCGGTCTGCATCTTCTTTCCAGCATGCATGCACGCATGACCCCGAGAGGTGAGCTGATTTTGCAATTAAAGAGTGCTGTTCTACATCACTAATTACAGAGGTTGATAGATTACGTGTTAGATTTGGATGCGTGGTAATGGTATGATGTGCAAATTAGCATATAAGAAAATTCTAATGCTTCTgcttctcacacacacacacacacacacacacacagtttAGTTTGATACGTTATGACTTCTTGTGGTCATGCATGCAGCAGCCCAACTTGAATGGCACATTAGTTTGATGTCTCTGATTCAATTTCGGTTGACATACAGCTTTCTTCGTATTAATTGATCTAGGGTCAGTTTTTATATTTATCTTGTTGGGCTTAACGGGCACTCAGGCATGAGATCTGCTGTCGTTATTTTTGTGGATCAGTATGTTTTTTCATATTTGTAGGATTAACTGTTCAGCAGGAATTTACTTTTATAAAAACAACAAACTGTTTCAGTAGGAACTTGCTTATCACAGAGACTGtacttgaaattttttttttttttggatgataaTTGTACttgaaagttgaagctcctatgGCTTTAAATTATAAGTAGTAACTGTGACTATTGTACTGTTTGTGAGAAGTAATAGGAGTGATGAAGACAATGCTGATATCAATTGGGATGACCTTGGATTTGGTCTTGTTCCAACTGACTACATGTATGTCATGAAATGTTCCCAAGATGACACATTTTCATATGGAGAAGTCAACCGATATGGGAACCTTGAGCTGAGCCCATCTTCTGGAGTCCTAAATTATGGACAGGTTAGCATGATGCTCAATATCCCCTGCAAACATACAGCAAAGGCTTACCTCCATATTTAAACAACTTGTTtgcattatcttttttttaaaatgtgtAATACTTCTTTCCAGTGGATTTATAATTCTTCTCTGTACTCGTATCCTAGCATAGACTTGCATATCATTTCACCACCGTTTGTTTTAATTTAGTTATCTCAATACTTTTCGAGCATACATTAATGTTTCATAAATTTAGTTATCTCACCACCATTCATCCACTAGAGTGCTTATTTGTAGTTGTAGTTAAAATTCTGCATGTAGAAGCCTTCCTCCATCATGGGCACTTTCAACTGAATTCAGAATTTTCTTTCCAAAAGGGTCTCTTTGAAGGTCTAAAAGCATACAGGAAAGGAGATGGTTGTGGTTTCTTGCTCTTCAGGCCAGAGGAGAATGCACGGCGAATGCAGATGGGAGCTAAGAGGATGTGCATGCCATCTCCATCTGTTGATCAATTTGTTAATGCAGTGAAGCAAACAGTATTGGCGAACAAGCGCTGGGTATGTACTCAAGTTGCAGCGGCTACCCAAAATTTTTCTGCATTCCATGGGAACAGCTAAACTGGGCTCTCTGCCTTCTATCTCATGGTATGTGATAACAGGTTCCACCCCAGGGAAAAGGGTCCCTCTATCTCAGGCCTCTGCTCATGGGGAGTGGGCCTGTATTGGGCTTGGCTCCAGCGCCTGAGTACATGTTCTTAGTTTATGCTTCACCTGTGGGAACTTATTTCAAGGTTAGCAAATGCCATTTCTTTGTCCCAATTTTGTCATTCGCCAAAGCATTCTGCTTTCAATCCTGTTTTTTTAGCATGTTTGTTACAATGGGTTTAAAGAAAGATCTAGCTGCCGTAGAAAAGTGTCATTCAAATGTTTTTCCTCTCACTGTACTCTAAACAACTCACTACTTCtatttcttaaaagaaaaactTACTGCTCCTAGAATCCCCCAATTTTACCGTTATTGTGATTTTCCCTACAGTTGAGTTGGGGAAGCTAATTCATCAGATGTGTAATTTGATCATTCTCGGAAAGCAACTGTAAATAAGAGTTCTGAATTTCAGTAGGCCACAAAGTGGCCCCTAAAGcagttgatttttttaaaaataatgttgaTGAAGATGTCTGTAAGTAATTAGGGAAAGAAGAAATCATCGATTAGTTCAAAGAAGCCGAATTCAACATTGCTATTGAAACTCATGATTAATCTCATGTGAACACTGGCTAGTAAAGCAGATATGCAGTTTAGTCATCTTCATTTTTACTGCATTTTGTAAGGAATCAAACTAAATTGTCATCATTCTAGAAGTGGTACAGCTGGGTATTTATATGTTTTAACATGGCAGAATGAGTGATTGCGCTCTAAACTACATTATGACTGTTGTGTACCTTGATGTATCTATACAATTACTTAGGTTTTGTaggtatttttttcctttttttgttttcagaaatccaagaaaaaaatttgaaCTAATCTGAACAAACATGTATCATGAaacccttccttttttttcttttttttaaaagaaatttctGTGAAACATTAAGAGCTTTGGCAGCAAGATTTATTGCCTTCAGAAAaagtgaaaataaaaaataaggaaTGGCAGTAGTTCCATACAAATGCTCTCTCCATGGTGTTTCAATAATTTGTAGGGAAACAAGAACACAAAAACTACAACAGTACCAAACAAGCCCTTACCTAAAGTGGAATTCATGAACTAAATGATATAATGGAGTAGCTGTTTGTTGGAACTTTGGTTTGATACCCATTCAATTGATCTTGTTCTGTGTCTTATGAATATGTGTTAATTGGGTAATGTAAAGACATCATGAATTAGTAAATTTACTTGTTAACAATGAAAGATAGAGGAGGTTCCCGGGCTTTACTGCACAATGCCTTGATATGAAACAATTTTTATATCAAAGCCTATTAAACTTACTTGCAAGTTTATATAATTGTATTTACCAATACATGGTTTTTGCAGATGTCAAGCATTAAAGCATATGTTACTTTTCATTGGATTTGAGGTTTAGAAAACACGGTAGATCAACTAAGAGTGATTTTATGTGAAGTGATTGTATCATGATCTCTTCTTATCTAAATTTGTGCCTTATTTTTTGCATAGTTGGTCTTTGAAAGTTTTTGTATAAGTTAGTCTTTGATAGTCatcttattttatcttttcatatTATGTTGCCGATTTGCTTGAGTTCAATGAGCATTTTTATCACCATatacaattttcttttcttttgatttt
Coding sequences within it:
- the LOC103704268 gene encoding branched-chain-amino-acid aminotransferase 2, chloroplastic-like isoform X1; translated protein: MWITRALNPALTCKLAKVLNRFGGPLPTPGSCSLFASRSASSFQHACTHDPESNRSDEDNADINWDDLGFGLVPTDYMYVMKCSQDDTFSYGEVNRYGNLELSPSSGVLNYGQGLFEGLKAYRKGDGCGFLLFRPEENARRMQMGAKRMCMPSPSVDQFVNAVKQTVLANKRWVPPQGKGSLYLRPLLMGSGPVLGLAPAPEYMFLVYASPVGTYFKEGLAPINLIIDDEIHRATPGGTGGVKTITNYGPVLKAQVRAKSNGFTDVLFLDSTEKRYLEEASSCNLFIVKDNVISTPITRGTILAGITRKSIMEIAGDYGYKVEERLVSVEDLTAADEVFCTGTAVVVAPVGSITYQGQRYAYKTGIETVSQQLYSALTAIQMGLVKDKKSWTVEIEHQPI
- the LOC103704268 gene encoding branched-chain-amino-acid aminotransferase 2, chloroplastic-like isoform X2; the encoded protein is MWITRALNPALTCKLAKVLNRFGGPLPTPGSCSLFASRSASSFQHACTHDPERSDEDNADINWDDLGFGLVPTDYMYVMKCSQDDTFSYGEVNRYGNLELSPSSGVLNYGQGLFEGLKAYRKGDGCGFLLFRPEENARRMQMGAKRMCMPSPSVDQFVNAVKQTVLANKRWVPPQGKGSLYLRPLLMGSGPVLGLAPAPEYMFLVYASPVGTYFKEGLAPINLIIDDEIHRATPGGTGGVKTITNYGPVLKAQVRAKSNGFTDVLFLDSTEKRYLEEASSCNLFIVKDNVISTPITRGTILAGITRKSIMEIAGDYGYKVEERLVSVEDLTAADEVFCTGTAVVVAPVGSITYQGQRYAYKTGIETVSQQLYSALTAIQMGLVKDKKSWTVEIEHQPI